The Fulvia fulva chromosome 6, complete sequence genome includes a window with the following:
- a CDS encoding Short-chain dehydrogenase/reductase prx1: protein MSRYAEAHKKTAGPGDARPTALQIVEDEGLVGKLTDKVFVVTGVSSGIGIETMRALYATGGHVFGTVRDAAKGQKVVDEIKANTKGGKITLVNMEIDSLASIKKGAEDILSQTKTINVLIDNAGVMATPEGRTKDGFETQFGTNHIVHFYLFQLLKDTLLSSATPSFPSRVVSVSSFGHRNSEVRFDDYNFDQPNSYNPWLSYGQAKTANIYFSNEIERRYGGKNLHSTSLHPGGISTGLQVHVDAEAAAGWNTPEVQAYMKSPEQGAATSVYAALGEEWKSKGGRYLNNCVEEKPFAHPGNPMFVSDDGYETWAYDEAKAGRLWKDSLRLVGLGDDQ, encoded by the exons ATGTCTCGGTACGCAGAAGCACACAAGAAAACCGCCGGTCCTGGCGATGCTCGACCAACAGCTCTACAGATCGTTGAGGATGAAGGACTGGTTGGGAAGTTGACTGACAAAGTCTTCGTCGTTACTGGTGTATCAAGCGGCATTGGTATCGAGACGATGAGGGCTCTTTATGCTACTGGTGGCCATGTCTTTGGTACTGTGAGAGATGCTGCGAAAG GTCAGAAAGTCGTCGATGAGATCAAGGCCAACACCAAAGGTGGCAAGATCACACTCGTGAACATGGAGATAGACAGCTTGGCGTCGATCAAGAAGGGAGCCGAGGATATTCTGTCTCAGACGAAGACTATCAATGTTCTGATCGACAATGCTGGTGTTATGGCGACTCCAGAGGGCCGGACGAAGGATGGCTTTGAGACTCAATTTGGCACGAATCA CATCGTCCACTTCTACCTCTTCCAACTCCTCAAAGACACCCTCCTCTCCTCCGCCACACCCTCCTTTCCCTCCCGCGTCGTCTCAGTCTCCAGCTTCGGCCACCGCAACAGCGAAGTCCGCTTCGACGACTACAACTTCGACCAACCCAACTCCTACAACCCCTGGCTCTCCTACGGCCAAGCCAAGACCGCCAACATCTACTTCTCCAACGAGATCGAGCGCCGCTACGGCGGCAAGAACCTCCACAGCACGAGTCTCCACCCCGGCGGCATTTCGACGGGATTACAGGTGCATGTCGATGCAGAAGCCGCGGCTGGCTGGAATACACCGGAGGTTCAGGCGTATATGAAGAGTCCGGAGCAGGGGGCGGCGACGAGTGTGTATGCGGCGCTGGGTGAGGAGTGGAAGAGTAAGGGTGGGAGGTATTTGAATAATTGTGTGGAGGAGAAGCCGTTTGCTCATCCCGGGAATCCGATGTTTGTGAGTGATGATGGGTATGAGACGTGGGCCTATGATGAGGCGAAGGCGGGGAGGTTGTGGAAGGATTCGTTGAGGTTGGTGGGGCTGGGGGATGATCAGTAG
- a CDS encoding Single-stranded DNA-binding protein RIM1, mitochondrial — MQSFRFQMPRAVRAFSTTAPRPLARMQIIGRLADTPEVFATSNGKEIVRYALGVQQGPRDAEGNRTTSWFRVASFQEGPQRDLLCSLPKGTQLYVDADARMDTYEVDDGQKRTALNLLQRSFETLSRPKNQQDGASEAAQAAAGPEA; from the exons ATGCAGTCCTTCCGATTCCAAATGCCACGCGCAGTGCGCGCCTTCTCCACCACCGCTCCCCGCCCACTCGCCAGAATGCAGATTATCGGCCGTTTGGCTGACACCCCAGAGGTGTTCGCGACATCGAACGGAAAGGAGATTGTGAGATATGCGCTTGGTGTGCAGCAGGGGCCAAGAGATGCGGAGGGCAACAGGACGACGAGCTGGTTCAGAGTTGCGAGCTTTCAGGAGGGGCCTCAGAGGGACTTGCTGTGCAGTCTGCCAAAGGG CACCCAACTCTACGTGGACGCAGATGCTCGCATGGACACATACGAGGTCGACGATGGCCAGAAGAGAACAGCTCTCAACCTTTTGCAGC GCAGCTTCGAGACCCTCAGCCGACCAAAGAACCAGCAAGACGGCGCCAGCGAAGCCGCACAAGCAGCAGCAGGCCCAGAGGCCTAG
- a CDS encoding Serine/threonine-protein kinase hal4 yields the protein MAAAAAASPPPGEHISRPQISPAPTASTSTASFTSSKHGDPVLPPSSSSFPPDDTPASTTTTLVNGDKPERPAGPQKKPTFTSRLSRMFSQRDANATGRETLKQEVADKVPETAVEEDDGTSVSSKPRPDKPSRQASKNEKMGAVTRSGSDSKKEKSDAAAHNKRFWVEESGEHFHVLKGAKRQDKLSVMFKDLMGKRKEHNEDQPLSLVSNWVETLKSEKDRMATEKKNGPNATATLVQKYGKCSEVVGRGAFGIVRIAHKTDPNDSKHEQLYAVKEFRRRPQEDAKKYSKRLNSEFCISSSLRHPNVIHTLDLLEDAKGDYCEVMEFCAGGDLYSLVLANGKLEVAEADCYFAQLMRGVEYIHEMGVAHRDLKPENLLLTTHGALKITDFGNGECFRMAWETEPHMTAGLCGSAPYIAPEEYIDKEFDPRAVDVWACGVIYMAMRTGRHLWRVAKKDEDEFYDNYIRGRKSEEGYAPIETLHRARCRNVIYSILDPNASRRISAHQVLNSEWGKGIKLCKAGEQGL from the exons ATGGCCGCTGCGGCAGCTGCGTCGCCGCCGCCGGGTGAGCATATATCGCGACCGCAGATATCGCCGGCTCCGACTGCATCAACGTCGACCGCCTCGTTCACATCCAGCAAGCACGGCGACCCAGTTCTGCCACCCTCTTCGTCATCGTTCCCACCTGACGATACACCCGCATCCACAACGACAACACTCGTCAACGGCGACAAGCCTGAACGCCCCGCTGGTCCACAGAAGAAGCCGACCTTCACCTCACGGCTAAGTCGGATGTTCTCGCAAAGGGACGCCAACGCAACCGGCAGAGAGACACTGAAGCAGGAAGTTGCGGACAAGGTACCAGAGACAGCTGTGGAAGAGGACGACGGCACGTCAGTGTCCTCGAAGCCACGTCCTGACAAGCCGTCACGACAAGCATCGAAGAACGAGAAGATGGGCGCAGTCACGCGGAGCGGATCTGACTCTAAGAAGGAGAAAAGCGACGCGGCCGCTCACAACAAGCGCTTCTGGGTAGAGGAGAGTGGGGAGCATTTCCACGTGCTCAAGGGCGCAAAACGACAAGACAAGCTCTCGGTTATGTTCAAGGACCTCATGGGCAAGCGGAAAGAGCACAATGAAGACCAGCCACTATCGCTTGTATCGAACTGGGTGGAGACGTTGAAGAGTGAAAAGGACAGGATGGCTACTGAGAAGAAGAATGGACCGAACGCCACTGCAACTCTGGTGCAAAAGTACGGGAAGTGCAGCGAGGTTGTGGGACGAGGTGCATTCGGTATCGTGCGCATCGCACACAAGACGGATCCGAACGACTCGAAACACGAACAACTATACGCCGTGAAGGAGTTCCGACGGAGACCACAAGAAGACGCCAAGAAATACAGCAAGCGTCTCAACTCAGAGTTCTGCATCTCCTCGTCATTACGGCACCCGAATGTAATCCATACCTTGGACTTACTGGAAGATGCCAAGGGCGATTACTGCGAGGTCATGGAGTTTTGTGCTGGTGGCGATCTGTACTCGCTCGTGTTGGCGAACGGCAAGCTCGAAGTTGCCGAGGCAGACTGCTACTTTGCACAGCTTATGCGCGGTGTCGAGTACATCCACGAGATGGGTGTTGCGCATCGTGATCTGAAGCCGGAGAACCTCCTCCTCACCACTCACGGAGCCTTGAAGATTACTGATTTTGGCAATGGAGAGTGCTTCCGAATGGCGTGGGAAACAGAACCACACATGACTGCTGGACTTTGCGGAAGTGCTCCTTACATTGCACCAGAAGAGTATATTGACAAAGAATTCGACCCTCGTGCTGTCGACGTGTGGGCCTGTGGTGTCATCTACATGGCCATGCGAACTGGGCGGCATTTGTGGCGCGTGGCAAAGAAAGATGAAGACGAGTTTTACGATAACTACATCCGTGGGCGGAAAAGTGAGGAAGGCTATGCTCCGATTGAGACATTGCACAGG GCACGCTGCCGCAACGTCATTTATAGCATCCTCGACCCCAACGCTAGCCGCCGGATAAGCGCCCACCAAGTCCTCAACTCAGAATGGGGCAAGGGCATAAAACTATGCAAAGCCGGCGAACAGGGCCTATGA
- a CDS encoding Asparagine-rich zinc finger protein AZF1, which yields MDVAGVMSSFNMAFRPDTSVMLSYMQSQEQEGTTMHAPSIAPSELLNTQMNADLSVGLGMDPSYANVYAMNPGYNNATFGNLVAWPAPINTNFNAMPRPAMMQTDSYSSLDSNETYIKIEDDSPAHPSQVFYNANAYASSPASRTGTDEPEETKPTVFATDIDTLMRAIQTKTGSATEQRQKDQPQVTITEISPPKPKKRYECDVSDCGKAFYQKTHLEIHTRAHTGIKPFLCREPSCGQRFSQLGNLKTHERRHTGERPYHCDICGKTFAQHGNVRAHKIVHTAAKPFTCKLDSCNKQFTQLGNLKSHQNKFHVETIRRLKSRFESFKEGDVVDTWEKEMWEYFASLYNNCNQGIKGRGKDRRISNTAAQRRDSIVSIAGSSSGSLSAGHSMPQRLF from the coding sequence ATGGACGTGGCAGGCGTCATGTCTTCATTCAACATGGCTTTCAGGCCGGATACATCAGTCATGCTTTCATACATGCAGTCACAAGAGCAAGAGGGAACTACAATGCACGCACCGTCGATAGCACCAAGCGAACTGTTGAACACTCAGATGAATGCAGATCTGAGTGTTGGTCTAGGAATGGATCCATCTTATGCCAACGTATATGCCATGAACCCTGGCTACAACAATGCCACCTTTGGTAACCTTGTCGCGTGGCCTGCTCCAATCAACACCAACTTCAACGCAATGCCGAGACCAGCTATGATGCAGACCGACAGTTACAGTAGCCTCGACAGCAATGAGACATACATCAAGATCGAAGACGATTCGCCAGCCCACCCATCGCAAGTTTTCTACAATGCCAATGCGTATGCATCCAGCCCAGCGTCGCGCACAGGAACAGATGAGCCTGAAGAGACGAAGCCCACTGTATTTGCAACCGACATTGATACGTTGATGCGTGCTATCCAGACAAAAACGGGCTCTGCTACAGAACAACGACAGAAGGATCAGCCACAAGTTACCATTACCGAAATCAGTCCACCGAAGCCGAAGAAGCGATACGAATGCGATGTGTCTGACTGTGGAAAGGCATTCTATCAGAAGACGCATCTCGAGATTCACACACGAGCACACACAGGCATCAAGCCATTTCTGTGCAGAGAACCGTCATGCGGACAACGATTCAGTCAGCTGGGCAACCTCAAAACACACGAACGAAGACATACCGGAGAGCGACCATACCACTGCGACATCTGCGGCAAGACGTTCGCACAGCACGGCAATGTTCGAGCGCACAAGATCGTGCACACAGCCGCCAAGCCCTTCACGTGTAAGCTGGACAGCTGCAACAAACAGTTCACGCAACTCGGAAACCTCAAATCGCACCAGAACAAGTTTCACGTGGAGACGATACGTCGTTTAAAATCACGATTTGAGAGCTTCAAGGAGGGCGATGTTGTCGACACTTGGGAGAAGGAAATGTGGGAGTATTTCGCTAGCCTCTACAATAACTGCAACCAGGGCATCAAAGGCCGCGGTAAAGATCGCAGGATCAGCAATACTGCGGCTCAAAGGAGGGACAGCATCGTTAGTATTGCTGGATCGTCAAGCGGCAGCCTGAGCGCGGGGCACAGCATGCCTCAACGATTATTCTGA
- a CDS encoding oxidoreductase ptaK, with translation MLPMLRLAASVLLLNTVSASPWLVARTNSSSSGGVSSSEGQWQHGGPPSSHSAIVNTTGNEPASSEQAQLLSVPVVPYGGSGGSAYHGPAWISSGHGLHPSLSQSQTNGGCELGTLNASKLPDFVHSGPMPGGKPWGDRTCKDTNQLDDTPNTGMTRHYDFTVSNMVIAPDGVEKNAVVINGQFPGPTIEANWGDWVEVVVHNHLEEGTAIHWHGLLQKDTPWMDGVPGVQQCPIAPGSTFTYRFRADLYGSTWYHSHYSAQYAGGAFGPLVIYGPHDNAEYDEDLGPVLIHDWFHKDWFSLVEQVMAPETEKLPPPPSNNVLINGKMNYPCSNATGYKCTPNAGVSKFNFESGKTYRLRVINSGAEAMMKFSIDGHEMSVIENDFVPIVPYTTDVLTLAVGQRSDILVKATGKPTDAVWMRADMGPSFFKGGCSIHDGVSPLGVAAIYYEDADTTAAPTTNSTVPESALTSCQNDPLSSTVPYYSLTPPANPETVQNVDITFQSNGTNKLFYMNNSTFRVNFNDPVLLKAKLGHSDYPASYNVYNFGQSKSIRMIVFNHAPTGAHPMHMHGHNMYILAEGYGSWDGTVVNPNNPQRRDVQVLPNSKSPDNPAYIVVQFDADNPGVWPFHCHIAWHVSGGLYLNILERPDDIQKDMAIPGVMAQTCRDWSTWTGQNVVKEIDSGL, from the exons ATGCTTCCAATGCTTCGGTTGGCGGCGAGCGTGTTGTTGCTAAACACCGTCTCTGCATCGCCCTGGCTCGTAGCTCGCACAAACTCGTCTTCATCTGGAGGAGTCTCTTCATCAGAAGGACAATGGCAACACGGAGGACCTCCATCCAGTCATAGCGCGATCGTCAACACAACAGGAAACGAACCAGCAAGCAGCGAACAGGCTCAACTACTGTCAGTGCCTGTTGTCCCTTACGGTGGCAGTGGTGGATCAGCATACCATGGACCAGCTTGGATATCATCGGGACATGGCTTGCATCCAAGTCTATCGCAATCGCAGACCAATGGCGGCTGTGAGCTCGGAACTTTGAATGCATCGAAACTGCCAGATTTTGTGCACAGCGGTCCTATGCCTGGAGGGAAGCCTTGGGGTGACAGGACTTGCAAAGACACCAACCAATTGGACGATACGCCAAACACCGGCATGACCAGGCATTACGACTTCACCGTCAGCAATATGGTAATCGCGCCAGATGGTGTGGAGAAGAACGCTGTGGTCATCAACGGCCAGTTCCCTGGCCCGACTATCGAAGCAAACTGGGGAG ACTGGGTCGAAGTCGTTGTACACAACCACCTTGAGGAAGGTACTGCGATTCACTGGCATGGTCTTCTGCAGAAGGATACGCCATGGATGGACGGTGTACCAGGAGTCCAGCAATGTCCAATCGCCCCAGGCTCGACATTCACCTATCGCTTCCGAGCAGACTTGTACGGCAGCACCTGGTACCACAGCCACTACTCGGCTCAATATGCAGGTGGTGCTTTCGGTCCACTGGTCATCTATGGACCCCACGACAATGCCGAGTATGATGAGGACTTGGGCCCTGTCCTCATCCACGACTGGTTCCACAAAGACTGGTTCAGTCTGGTCGAGCAAGTCATGGCACCGGAAACCGAGAAGCTGCCTCCGCCGCCTTCCAACAACGTCCTCATCAACGGCAAGATGAATTATCCTTGCTCGAATGCAACTGGCTACAAGTGTACGCCAAACGCCGGTGTGTCGAAGTTCAACTTTGAATCTGGAAAGACCTATCGCTTGCGCGTGATCAACTCTGGCGCCGAGGCCATGATGAAGTTCAGCATTGATGGGCATGAAATGTCAGTCATTGAGAATGACTTCGTGCCGATCGTGCCCTACACTACGGACGTCCTGACACTGGCAGTCGGCCAGCGGTCCGATATTCTGGTCAAGGCTACCGGGAAGCCAACTGATGCAGTCTGGATGCGCGCGGATATGGGCCCAAGCTTCTTCAAGGGTGGTTGCTCCATCCACGACGGCGTGTCGCCGCTCGGTGTCGCTGCGATCTACTACGAGGATGCCGACACGACAGCCGCCCCGACTACCAACTCGACCGTCCCAGAGTCAGCCTTGACCTCCTGTCAGAACGATCCCCTTAGCTCGACTGTCCCATACTACAGCTTAACACCACCAGCCAATCCCGAAACGGTCCAGAATGTCGATATCACATTCCAAAGCAACGGCACCAACAAGCTCTTCTACATGAACAACTCCACTTTCCGCGTGAACTTCAACGATCCTGTCCTTCTCAAAGCCAAACTCGGCCATTCGGATTATCCAGCTTCATACAATGTCTACAACTTCGGCCAAAGCAAGAGCATCCGCATGATCGTCTTCAACCATGCACCCACAGGCGCACACCCTATGCACATGCACGGACACAACATGTACATCCTCGCCGAAGGCTATGGCTCCTGGGACGGGACCGTCGTGAACCCGAACAACCCACAGCGAAGAGATGTTCAGGTCCTGCCGAACTCGAAGTCACCAGATAATCCGGCGTACATTGTGGTGCAGTTCGATGCCGACAACCCTGGTGTTTGGCCATTTCATTGTCACATTGCGTGGCATGTTTCAGGTGGATTGTATCTAAACATCCTGGAGAGGCCGGATGATATCCAGAAAGACATGGCAATTCCTGGTGTTATGGCGCAGACGTGTCGGGATTGGAGTACTTGGACGGGTCAGAATGTTGTGAAGGAGATTGATTCTGGACTTTGA
- a CDS encoding Putative dipeptidase, with protein MRGSEDFNLPNYNDMCRDALEQIDLSVRMIKSYPKDFQFIFGPEEVRSTYQSDKIACSIGLKGLHQAGNSISVIRAYHQLGVRYCTMTHVENNAFADASTSKSVEISDPETGMMVDLSHVSEDAAKQALSCTVAPVIFSHSNARALFDCPRNVPDTVLDLVPGNGGILMVTFVPEHLCTRRSEATMDMLIDHLFCIADRIGWEHVGLGSDFDGIYHDTQIEFDSSDHVAGIASVIPGLEDCSTFPNLLKAILDRGATEAQLAQVAGENILRVWQGVADTTARLQTEGMAPVEETWDQRKCWRYDGF; from the exons ATGCGTGGCTCGGAAGACTTCAACCTACCCAACTACAACGACATGTGTCGCGATGCCCTTGAACAGATCGATCTCTCAGTTAGGATGATTAAGTCGTATCCGAAAGATTTCCAGTTTATCTTTGGCCCTGAGGAAGTTAGGAGCACGTATCAGTCGGACAAGATTGCGTGTTCCATTGGCTTGAAAGGGCTTCATCAAGCTGGGAACTCTATCAGCGTTATCAGGGCGTACCACCAACTCGGCGTCAGATAT TGTACCATGACACACGTCGAAAACAACGCCTTCGCGGACGCATCGACGTCGAAG TCTGTCGAAATTTCTGACCCCGAGACAGGCATGATGGTAGATCTTTCCCATGTCTCGGAAGACGCTGCTAAGCAAGCATTGAGCTGCACAGTAGCGCCAGTCATCTTCTCTCACAGCAACGCCCGGGCGCTTTTCGACTGTCCACGGAACGTGCCAGATACCGTGCTTGACCTTGTCCCTGGAAATGGAGGTATATTGATGGTCACGTTTGTGCCAGAGCACTTGTGTACCAGGCGATCTGAAGCTACGATGGATATGCTCATAGACCATCTCTTCTGCATTGCTGACCGCATTGGCTGGGAGCATGTCGGCTTGGGCTCTGACTTTGATGGTATTTATCATGACACTCAAATCGAGTTCGATTCATCTGACCATGTAGCAGGTATCGCTTCCGTGATTCCTGGACTGGAAGACTGTTCGACTTTCCCAAATTTATTGAAGGCCATATTGGACCGTGGAGCAACAGAGGCACAGCTAGCTCAAGTAGCTGGAGAGAACATCTTGCGTGTGTGGCAGGGCGTTGCTGATACCACCGCGCGGTTACAGACTGAGGGCATGGCACCTGTGGAAGAGACGTGGGACCAGAGGAAATGTTGGAGATATGACGGCTTCTAG